The Streptomyces sp. NBC_00576 genome contains the following window.
GAGACGTACGTACGACGCGTCCTGGGCGCGCTCGGCGAGTCCGACCCTCGCCCGAACGCCTCTCTCCAGGCCATCATCGACGCCTACCCGGACAGCGAGGACTGGCGCTGCACCGAGTCGCTGCCGTTCTCCTCGGCCCGCAAGTACAGCGGCGCGACGTTCAGCGAGGGCAACGGGGAGACGAGCACCTGGCTCCTGGGCGCCCCGGACGTGCTGCTCGCCTCCGAGGACCCGGCCCTCGCCGAGACGGACCGCCTGAACCAGGCCGGCCTACGTGTCCTCCTCCTCACCCGCACAACCCGCGAACTCGACCACCCGGAAGTGGCCACCACCACGACCCCCACCGCCCTGGTCGTCCTGGAACAGCGCCTGCGCCCCGACGCTGCGGACACGCTCCGCTACTTCGCCGAGCAGGACGTCGACGCGAAGGTCATCTCCGGCGACAACGCGGTGTCGGTGGGCGCGGTGGCGGGCAAACTGGGCCTGACCGGCACGACCCTGGACGCCCGCCAACTCCCGTCCTCTCAGGGCGAGATGGCAAAGGCGCTGGACGAGGGCACGGTCTTCGGCCGGGTCACCCCGCAGCAGAAGCGGGACATGGTGGGCGCGTTGCAGTCACGCGGGCACACGGTGGCGATGACGGGCGACGGCGTGAACGACGTACTGGCCCTGAAGGACGCCGACATCGGCGTGGCCATGGGATCGGGCTCGGAGGCGACACGGGCCGTGGCGCAGATCGTCCTCCTCAACAACAGCTTCGCGACGCTGCCTTCGGTGGTCGCGGAGGGCCGCCGGGTCATCGGCAACATCACCCGAGTAGCGACGCTGTTCCTCGTCAAAACGGTCTACTCGGTCCTCCTGGCCGTCCTGGTGGTCTGCTGGCAGGTCGAATACCCCTTCCTACCCCGCCACTTGACCATGCTCTCCACCTTGACTATCGGCATCCCGGCCTTCTTCCTGGCCCTGGCCCCCAACAAGGAACGCGCGAAACCCCACTTCGTACGCCGGGTGATGCGCTACTCGATCCCGGGCGGCGTCCTGGCGGCCGTGGCAACCTTCGCGACATACCTGATCGCCCGTCACTACTACACGGGCGAGGGCGCGTTGGAAGCGGAGACGAGCGCGGCGACCCTCACCCTGTTCCTGATCTCCATGTGGGTACTGGCGATCATCGCCCGCCCGTACACCTGGTGGCGGATCGCCCTGGTCGCGTCGATGGGCGCGGGTTTCCTGCTGGTACTCGTCGTACCGTCGCTCCAGGAGTTCTTCGCGCTGAGGCTGGTGGGCGTGACGATGCCGTGGATCGCGGTGGGCATCGCGGCGGTGGCGGCGGCCACCCTGGAGGTCCTGTGGAGGTGGGTGGACCGCCGCTTCCCGGCGTAGGGGTGCGGGGTTAGTTCACGGGCTACGGGCTACTGACTACTGCACGTCGATGAAGTCGGGCGCGGCGAACGCGTCCGAGGTGGTCGGCGTAGCGGCGAAGACGTACCGGAAGAAGCCGTCGGCGGTCGCCGTGACGGTGGTCTTCAGGTCGCCGTTCGCCACCGTCTTGATGGTCTTGACGGTGGTGTAGGTGCTGGTGCCGTTCTTCCGGAACTGCAGCTTCACCGGCTGGTTCCCGTACCCGGTGTAGTTGGCGCCGTCCCAGTTGGCCCGGGTCAGTCTGCCGGTGACGGTGATGGTCTTGCCCTTCTTCACCGGCTCCGGGGAGGCGTTGACCGTCAGCTTGCCGAGGCGCCTGACGGTTGTGGTGCCGAGGTCGCCCTGCTGGGCGATGCCGATCTTGGAGGGGTCGATGACCTCGCCCTCGGGGTCCTGGCCGTTGAAGGCGATGGCCAATGCGCCGGCCGTCCAGACGGCACCGGCGTCGGGGACAGTCAGGTCTCCCTCAGCAGGATAGATGTCGACGTTGGCCTTGCAGTTGGCGACCGTGGTCGACGTGGCGGTGCAGGTGGCGGCCTTCTCTCCGCCGAGCACGCCGAGCGAGTCGGGCGATTCGGCGTCAGATCCCCTGTAGAGAACGGGGCCGCTCATGAAGTCGGAGGCCTTGATGTTGACCTCGGTGCCGTGGGTCAGCTTGTAGGTGACCGGGACGACGACATGACCGGTGGCGCCGACGGTGATCGACTTGGCAACCTTGAAGTTGGAGAAGGTGACGTTCAACGGGTACGGCTCGCCGTCATCGACGGGCGACGTGATGAACGCGGTCTTGCCGACCCCCAGCACCTTCGCGACGGCCGCGCGGTAGTTGGAGTCACCGCCGGAGGCGTGGACGTCGGCCTGCGCGGCCGGCACGACGAAGGCGGAGAGAGCCAGGGCGCCGGAGACGGCGGCCACGGTGGCACGTATATGCATGCGTGTTCCC
Protein-coding sequences here:
- a CDS encoding HAD-IC family P-type ATPase — translated: MTHIDADAELDPAHPVPLPSATSGSGPGKGAPGEGPRAHGLTAAEVAERVARGEVNDVPVRSSRSVSEIVRANVFTRFNAIIGVLWLIMMFVAPFQDSLFGYVILANTGIGIIQEWRAKKTLDSLAVIGEAKPTVRRDGVAAMVSTSEIVLGDLIEIGPGDKIVVDGECVEADGLEIDESLLTGEADPVVKQPGDQVMSGSFVVAGGGAFTATKVGREAYAAQLAEEASRFTLVHSELRTGISTILKYVTWMMVPAAIGLCITQLVVKDNDLKDSIARTVGGIVPMVPEGLVLLTSVAFAIGVIRLGRKDCLVQELPAIEGLARVDTVCLDKTGTLTEGGMDVTELRSLGGSDETYVRRVLGALGESDPRPNASLQAIIDAYPDSEDWRCTESLPFSSARKYSGATFSEGNGETSTWLLGAPDVLLASEDPALAETDRLNQAGLRVLLLTRTTRELDHPEVATTTTPTALVVLEQRLRPDAADTLRYFAEQDVDAKVISGDNAVSVGAVAGKLGLTGTTLDARQLPSSQGEMAKALDEGTVFGRVTPQQKRDMVGALQSRGHTVAMTGDGVNDVLALKDADIGVAMGSGSEATRAVAQIVLLNNSFATLPSVVAEGRRVIGNITRVATLFLVKTVYSVLLAVLVVCWQVEYPFLPRHLTMLSTLTIGIPAFFLALAPNKERAKPHFVRRVMRYSIPGGVLAAVATFATYLIARHYYTGEGALEAETSAATLTLFLISMWVLAIIARPYTWWRIALVASMGAGFLLVLVVPSLQEFFALRLVGVTMPWIAVGIAAVAAATLEVLWRWVDRRFPA